A genomic region of Pseudomonas abietaniphila contains the following coding sequences:
- the ubiE gene encoding bifunctional demethylmenaquinone methyltransferase/2-methoxy-6-polyprenyl-1,4-benzoquinol methylase UbiE, with amino-acid sequence MNDPRKGSDAEPTTHFGYKTVAESQKAEKVAEVFHSVAAKYDLMNDVLSGGMHRLWKRFTIELSGVRTGNRVLDIAGGTGDLAKKFSHLVGPTGEVVLADINASMLKVGRDRLLDRGVAGNIKFVQADAEKLPFPDNYFDCVTIAFGLRNVTHKDDAIRSMLRVLKPGGRLLVLEFSKPTNKVMSKVYDAYSFAFMPLAGKLITNDSESYRYLAESIRMHPDQETLKSMMVDAGFDRVTYHNMTSGIVALHRGIKP; translated from the coding sequence ATGAACGATCCGCGCAAAGGCAGCGATGCCGAACCCACCACCCACTTCGGTTACAAAACCGTAGCGGAAAGCCAGAAGGCCGAGAAAGTCGCCGAGGTTTTCCACTCCGTTGCAGCCAAGTACGACCTGATGAACGACGTGCTGTCCGGCGGCATGCACCGCCTGTGGAAGCGCTTCACCATCGAGCTTTCGGGCGTTCGCACCGGCAACCGCGTGCTGGACATCGCAGGCGGCACGGGCGATCTGGCGAAGAAGTTTTCCCACCTGGTCGGCCCGACCGGTGAAGTCGTGCTGGCCGACATCAACGCTTCGATGCTCAAGGTCGGTCGTGACCGTCTGCTTGATCGCGGTGTGGCAGGCAACATCAAGTTCGTCCAGGCCGACGCTGAAAAGCTGCCGTTTCCGGACAACTACTTCGATTGCGTGACCATCGCCTTCGGCCTGCGCAACGTCACTCACAAAGACGACGCCATCCGCTCCATGCTGCGCGTGCTCAAACCGGGCGGCCGCTTGCTGGTGCTGGAGTTCTCCAAGCCGACCAACAAGGTGATGTCCAAGGTCTACGACGCCTACTCGTTCGCGTTCATGCCACTGGCCGGCAAGCTGATCACCAATGACTCGGAAAGCTACCGCTACCTGGCCGAGTCGATCCGCATGCACCCGGATCAGGAAACCCTGAAGTCGATGATGGTGGACGCCGGTTTCGACCGCGTGACTTACCACAACATGACCTCCGGTATCGTTGCCCTGCACCGTGGTATCAAGCCCTGA
- a CDS encoding phasin family protein produces the protein MVKVTLKKKIEAEETKAVSEVRLYARKIWLAGLGAYVKAGQEGAEYVKELIKTGEQTEKKAKKVIDEKVEAANSEIDSAKGEIKGEITKAKGRVEVQLDKIESAFDRRVASALNRIGIPSKHDVETLSAKLDELTALLERVARKQ, from the coding sequence ATGGTCAAAGTTACCTTGAAGAAGAAAATCGAAGCCGAAGAAACGAAGGCCGTTTCCGAGGTTCGTCTTTATGCGCGCAAGATCTGGCTCGCGGGCCTGGGCGCTTATGTCAAGGCTGGGCAGGAAGGCGCCGAGTACGTCAAAGAGCTGATCAAGACGGGCGAGCAGACCGAGAAAAAGGCCAAGAAAGTCATCGATGAAAAAGTCGAGGCGGCCAACAGTGAAATCGATTCGGCCAAGGGCGAGATCAAGGGCGAAATCACCAAGGCCAAAGGTCGTGTCGAAGTGCAGCTCGACAAAATCGAAAGCGCATTCGACCGCCGTGTAGCCAGCGCCTTGAATCGCATTGGCATTCCGTCTAAACATGATGTTGAGACACTCTCTGCTAAGCTCGATGAGCTGACGGCATTGCTCGAACGTGTCGCGCGTAAACAATAA
- a CDS encoding twin-arginine translocase TatA/TatE family subunit, with amino-acid sequence MGIFDWKHWIVILVVVVLVFGTKKLKNLGTDVGESIKGFRKAMNDDEKPSEQPPVQPQPTAQPVPPTQPLHQPHTIDAQAQKVEEPIRKD; translated from the coding sequence ATGGGCATTTTTGACTGGAAACACTGGATCGTCATTCTTGTGGTCGTCGTACTGGTCTTCGGCACCAAGAAACTCAAGAACCTGGGCACCGACGTCGGGGAATCGATCAAAGGCTTTCGCAAAGCCATGAACGACGACGAGAAGCCTTCCGAGCAGCCACCGGTTCAGCCGCAACCGACTGCGCAGCCCGTTCCGCCGACCCAGCCGCTGCATCAGCCGCACACCATCGATGCGCAGGCGCAGAAAGTCGAAGAGCCCATCCGCAAAGACTAG
- the ubiB gene encoding ubiquinone biosynthesis regulatory protein kinase UbiB codes for MSLLAVRRLFRIQRVVIRYRLDDLLFALPLPWWLLAVRFVLPWRWTPRRKNELTRGARLRLALQDLGPIFIKFGQLLSTRRDLLPEDIADELMLLQDRVPPFESEKAIALIESQLGAKINQVFARFDVAPLASASVAQVHAAQLKTGEEVVVKVVRPGLKPIIGSDLAWLFILAKIAERLSADARLLHPVDVVADYEKTIYDELDLLREAANSSQLRRNFEGSTMLYVPQVYWDWCRPKVLVMERIYGVQVTDLATLADQRTDMKKLAERGVELFFTQVFRDSFFHADMHPGNIFVSTVAPWDPQYIAIDCGIVGSLTPEDQDYLARNLFAFFKRDYRRVAQLHIDSGWVPAETKLNEFEAAIRTVCEPIFEKPLKDISFGQVLMRLFQTARRFNMEVQPQLVLLQKTLLNIEGLGRQLYPELDLWSTAQPFLERWMRERVSPRTVIGNLQSQVEQIPHLANMTRDLLERLSQPHRNDPPPPYSHNGDHWALRLIGAALLAGGVVLGTAHTQSGDELMALSAWPALLMLVAGLYLVVRR; via the coding sequence ATGAGCCTGCTTGCCGTCCGCCGCCTGTTTCGCATCCAGCGTGTCGTAATTCGTTACCGCCTCGATGACCTGCTGTTTGCCCTGCCGCTGCCCTGGTGGCTGCTGGCCGTACGCTTCGTGCTGCCGTGGCGCTGGACTCCGCGACGCAAGAATGAGCTGACGCGCGGCGCTCGATTGCGCCTGGCGTTGCAGGACCTGGGGCCGATCTTCATCAAGTTCGGCCAGCTGCTTTCGACCCGGCGCGACCTGCTGCCTGAAGACATCGCCGACGAGCTGATGCTCTTGCAGGACCGAGTGCCGCCGTTCGAATCCGAGAAAGCCATCGCACTGATCGAGTCTCAGCTCGGCGCGAAGATCAACCAGGTGTTCGCCCGCTTCGACGTCGCCCCCCTGGCGTCCGCTTCGGTGGCACAGGTTCACGCCGCGCAACTGAAAACCGGCGAAGAGGTGGTGGTCAAGGTGGTGCGTCCTGGCTTGAAACCGATCATCGGGTCGGATCTGGCCTGGTTGTTCATTCTCGCCAAAATCGCCGAACGGCTGTCTGCCGACGCCCGTCTGTTGCACCCGGTGGACGTGGTCGCCGACTACGAGAAGACCATCTACGACGAACTCGACCTGTTGCGCGAAGCGGCGAACTCCAGCCAGCTGCGCCGTAACTTCGAAGGCTCGACCATGCTCTACGTGCCGCAGGTTTACTGGGACTGGTGCCGGCCGAAAGTATTGGTGATGGAGCGCATCTACGGGGTTCAGGTCACCGATCTGGCGACCTTGGCCGATCAGCGCACCGACATGAAGAAACTCGCCGAACGTGGCGTGGAGCTGTTCTTCACCCAGGTGTTCCGCGACAGCTTTTTCCACGCCGACATGCACCCCGGCAACATCTTCGTCAGCACCGTTGCGCCGTGGGATCCGCAGTACATTGCCATCGACTGCGGCATCGTGGGCAGCCTGACACCGGAAGATCAGGATTACCTGGCGCGCAACCTGTTCGCCTTCTTCAAGCGTGACTACCGCCGAGTCGCCCAGTTGCACATCGATTCAGGCTGGGTGCCTGCAGAAACCAAGCTCAACGAATTCGAAGCAGCCATCCGTACAGTGTGCGAGCCGATCTTTGAAAAGCCCCTGAAGGACATTTCCTTCGGTCAGGTGTTGATGCGCCTGTTCCAGACCGCGCGCCGTTTCAACATGGAAGTGCAGCCGCAACTGGTGTTGCTGCAGAAGACCCTGCTCAACATCGAAGGTCTGGGCCGTCAGCTGTACCCGGAGCTGGACTTGTGGAGCACGGCTCAACCGTTCCTGGAGCGCTGGATGCGTGAGCGCGTCAGCCCCAGGACAGTGATCGGCAACCTGCAGTCCCAGGTCGAGCAGATTCCTCACCTGGCCAACATGACGCGCGACCTGCTGGAGCGTTTGTCGCAGCCTCATCGCAACGATCCGCCGCCGCCCTACTCGCACAACGGCGATCACTGGGCGCTGCGGTTGATCGGTGCGGCGCTGCTCGCAGGTGGCGTGGTACTGGGAACGGCCCATACTCAATCGGGTGATGAGCTGATGGCGCTGAGCGCCTGGCCCGCCCTGTTGATGCTGGTCGCAGGCCTTTATCTGGTCGTGCGCCGATAG
- a CDS encoding phasin family protein: MAGKKKSEKEGSSWIGEVEKYSRQIWLAGLGAYSKISNDGSKLFETLVKDGEKAEKETKATVGKTVDTAKASTKSRVGDVKDLALGKWGELEGAFDKRLNSAISRLGVPSRNEVKALHSKVDLLTKQIEKLTGASVTPISTTAAAKPAAKPAAKTTAKPLAKAAAKPVAKAASTVAKKTAAAKPAVAKAAAKPVAAASKAAASTAAKTKTVAAKPAPKAAAKPAAKPAAKPAAAAKPAAKPAAKPAAAKKPAAAKKPAAAAKPAAASTPAPAASAAPTASAPSAPAATPSPASTASTPSSQS, translated from the coding sequence ATGGCTGGCAAGAAGAAATCTGAAAAAGAAGGCAGCTCCTGGATTGGCGAGGTTGAAAAATACTCCCGTCAAATCTGGCTGGCTGGTTTAGGCGCTTACTCGAAGATCAGCAATGACGGCAGTAAGCTTTTCGAAACGTTGGTGAAAGACGGCGAAAAAGCCGAGAAGGAAACCAAAGCGACCGTTGGCAAGACTGTCGACACCGCCAAGGCTTCCACCAAGTCCCGCGTCGGCGACGTGAAAGACCTGGCACTGGGCAAATGGGGCGAACTGGAAGGGGCGTTCGACAAGCGCCTGAACAGCGCGATTTCTCGCCTGGGTGTTCCGAGCCGCAACGAAGTCAAAGCCCTGCACAGCAAGGTTGATCTGTTGACCAAGCAAATCGAGAAACTGACCGGTGCATCGGTCACGCCTATCTCGACAACCGCAGCGGCAAAACCTGCAGCCAAGCCAGCGGCCAAAACCACCGCCAAGCCCCTGGCCAAAGCAGCTGCCAAGCCTGTCGCCAAAGCGGCCAGCACCGTTGCGAAGAAAACCGCAGCGGCCAAACCAGCAGTGGCCAAGGCCGCAGCCAAACCGGTAGCGGCAGCGTCGAAGGCAGCGGCTTCCACCGCCGCCAAGACGAAAACGGTCGCCGCCAAGCCTGCACCAAAGGCCGCCGCGAAACCGGCTGCCAAGCCAGCGGCGAAACCAGCAGCAGCGGCGAAACCGGCTGCCAAACCAGCGGCAAAACCAGCCGCCGCGAAAAAGCCTGCAGCAGCCAAAAAGCCCGCCGCAGCCGCCAAACCGGCCGCAGCTTCTACCCCGGCTCCCGCTGCCAGCGCTGCACCCACCGCGTCAGCACCGTCGGCCCCTGCCGCTACACCGTCGCCAGCCTCCACGGCGTCGACACCGTCCAGCCAGTCCTGA
- a CDS encoding TetR/AcrR family transcriptional regulator, with product MKTRDRILECALLLFNRQGEPNVSTLEIANELEISPGNLYYHFHGKEPLVMELFERFQHELAPLLDPPADARLDAEDYWLFLHLIVERLSHYRFLFQDLSNLASRLPKLARGIRNLLNSIKRTLASLLARLKTEGQVTSDTQALGQLVEQITMTLLFSLDYQRILDREGETRVVVYQIMMLVAPHLKPGARHAAEQLARHYLED from the coding sequence ATGAAGACCCGCGACCGCATACTCGAATGCGCCCTGCTGCTGTTCAATCGACAGGGCGAACCCAACGTTTCAACTCTGGAAATCGCCAACGAGCTGGAGATCAGCCCGGGCAACCTCTACTACCACTTTCACGGCAAGGAGCCGTTGGTGATGGAGCTGTTCGAGCGCTTTCAGCACGAGCTGGCACCGCTGCTCGACCCACCCGCCGACGCACGTCTGGACGCCGAGGATTACTGGCTGTTCCTGCACCTGATCGTCGAGCGCCTCTCGCACTATCGCTTTCTGTTTCAGGACCTGTCGAACCTCGCCAGCCGCCTGCCCAAACTCGCTCGCGGCATCCGGAATCTGCTCAACTCGATCAAACGCACCCTCGCCTCGTTACTGGCTCGCCTCAAAACCGAAGGCCAGGTCACCAGCGACACGCAGGCGTTGGGGCAATTGGTGGAACAGATCACCATGACGCTGCTGTTTTCGCTGGATTACCAGCGCATTCTGGATCGCGAAGGTGAAACGCGCGTGGTGGTTTACCAGATCATGATGCTCGTCGCGCCGCACCTGAAACCCGGCGCACGGCACGCCGCCGAGCAGTTGGCGCGGCATTATCTGGAGGATTGA
- a CDS encoding phosphoribosyl-ATP diphosphatase yields MTDTLSRLAQVLEERKGAAADSSYVASLYHKGLNKILEKVGEESVETIIAAKDAAISGDCSDVIYETADLWFHSLVMLAALGQHPQAVLDELDRRFGLSGHAEKAARSAE; encoded by the coding sequence ATGACTGATACCTTGTCCCGCCTTGCGCAAGTGCTCGAAGAGCGCAAGGGCGCGGCTGCCGATTCTTCCTATGTCGCCAGTCTCTACCACAAGGGGCTGAACAAGATTCTGGAGAAAGTCGGCGAAGAGTCGGTCGAAACCATCATCGCCGCCAAAGACGCCGCCATCAGCGGTGACTGCAGCGATGTCATCTACGAAACCGCTGATTTGTGGTTCCATAGCCTGGTCATGCTTGCAGCACTGGGCCAGCATCCACAAGCCGTACTGGATGAACTGGATCGCCGTTTCGGGCTCTCCGGCCACGCCGAAAAAGCAGCTCGTTCGGCGGAATAA
- the phaC gene encoding class II poly(R)-hydroxyalkanoic acid synthase, which yields MRDKPAKSAYTTPATYINAQSAITGLRGRDLFSTLRNVALQGLKHPVYTARHALALGGQLGRVMLGDTPHQPHPNDTRFSDPTWSHNPLYRRGLQAYLSWQHQVRHWIDDSGLSEDDRSRAQFIFALLNDALAPTNSLLNPLAVKELFNSGGTSVVKGLSHMLDDFLHNNGLPSQTTKDAFEIGRTLAVTPGAVVFRNELLELIQYKPMSEKQYARPLLIVPPQINKYYIFDLSPTNSFVQYALKNGLQTFIISWRNPDVRHREWGLSSYVEAAEEAMNVCRAITGSPQVNLMGACAGGLTIAALQGHLQAKRQMRRVSSASYLVSLLDSQIESPATLFIDEQTLEAAKRRSYQRGVLDGRDMAKVFAWMRPNDLIWSYWVNNYLLGKAPPPFDILYWNNDSTRLPAALHGDLLDFFKHNPLTHPGGLEVCGTPIDLQKVTVDSFSVAGINDHITPWDVVYRSTLLLGGERRFVLSNSGHVQSILNPPGNSKANFVENGKLSSDPRAWYFDAKRNEGSWWPNWLSWIQERSGAQRETLTALGNQNYPPMEAAPGTYVRVR from the coding sequence ATGCGAGACAAACCGGCGAAGAGTGCTTATACAACGCCTGCGACCTACATCAACGCGCAAAGTGCGATCACCGGTCTGCGCGGCAGGGACCTGTTTTCAACCTTGCGCAACGTGGCGCTGCAAGGCCTGAAACACCCGGTTTACACAGCGCGTCATGCGCTTGCGCTCGGTGGGCAACTTGGCCGCGTGATGCTGGGCGACACGCCGCACCAGCCGCACCCCAACGACACACGCTTCAGCGATCCGACCTGGAGCCACAACCCGCTCTACCGCCGCGGCCTGCAGGCCTATTTGAGTTGGCAGCACCAAGTGCGTCACTGGATCGATGACAGCGGCCTGTCGGAAGACGATCGCTCTCGCGCGCAGTTCATCTTTGCCTTGCTCAACGATGCGCTGGCGCCGACCAACAGCCTGCTCAATCCTCTGGCGGTCAAAGAGCTGTTTAATTCAGGCGGCACCAGTGTGGTGAAAGGCCTGAGCCACATGCTCGACGACTTCTTGCACAACAATGGCCTGCCCAGCCAGACCACGAAGGACGCCTTCGAGATCGGCCGCACGCTGGCGGTAACGCCCGGCGCCGTGGTATTTCGCAACGAGCTGCTGGAGTTGATCCAGTACAAGCCCATGAGCGAAAAACAGTACGCGCGCCCGCTGCTGATCGTGCCGCCGCAAATCAACAAGTACTACATCTTCGACCTGAGCCCGACCAACAGCTTCGTCCAGTACGCGCTGAAAAACGGCTTGCAGACCTTCATCATCAGTTGGCGCAACCCGGATGTGCGACATCGTGAATGGGGTCTGTCCAGTTACGTCGAAGCCGCCGAAGAAGCGATGAACGTGTGCCGTGCCATCACCGGTTCACCCCAGGTCAACCTCATGGGCGCCTGTGCGGGCGGTCTGACCATCGCGGCGCTGCAGGGTCATTTGCAAGCCAAGCGGCAGATGCGCCGGGTGTCGAGTGCGAGTTATCTGGTAAGTCTGCTGGACAGCCAGATCGAGAGCCCGGCCACGCTGTTCATTGATGAACAAACACTGGAAGCAGCCAAGCGTCGCTCCTATCAGCGCGGCGTTCTGGACGGGCGTGACATGGCCAAGGTGTTCGCCTGGATGCGCCCCAACGATCTGATCTGGTCCTACTGGGTCAACAATTACTTGCTGGGCAAGGCGCCGCCGCCTTTCGACATTCTCTACTGGAACAACGACAGCACGCGTCTGCCGGCTGCGCTGCACGGCGACCTGCTGGACTTCTTCAAACACAACCCGCTGACGCATCCTGGCGGCCTTGAAGTCTGCGGGACGCCGATCGACCTGCAGAAGGTCACGGTGGACAGCTTTAGCGTCGCAGGCATCAACGATCACATTACGCCATGGGACGTGGTCTATCGCTCGACGTTGCTGCTGGGTGGCGAGCGCCGTTTTGTGCTTTCCAACAGCGGGCACGTCCAGAGCATTCTCAACCCGCCAGGCAACTCAAAGGCGAATTTCGTCGAGAACGGCAAACTGAGCAGCGACCCACGCGCGTGGTATTTCGACGCCAAGCGCAACGAAGGCAGTTGGTGGCCAAACTGGTTGAGCTGGATTCAGGAGCGCTCCGGAGCGCAGCGCGAAACCCTGACGGCGCTGGGCAACCAGAATTACCCACCGATGGAGGCTGCGCCGGGGACGTATGTGCGCGTCCGCTAA
- the hisI gene encoding phosphoribosyl-AMP cyclohydrolase, protein MKDWLDEIKWDRDGLVPAIAQDHKTGRVLMMAWMNREALSLTATENRAIYWSRSRGKLWRKGEESGHVQKLHELRLDCDADVIILMVEQIGGIACHTGRESCFYRVYDDAGWKTVDPVLKDPEAIYQAGH, encoded by the coding sequence ATGAAAGACTGGCTGGACGAGATTAAGTGGGACCGCGACGGTCTGGTGCCCGCGATTGCGCAAGACCATAAAACCGGGCGCGTCCTGATGATGGCCTGGATGAACCGCGAAGCACTGAGCCTGACCGCCACTGAGAACCGCGCCATCTACTGGTCGCGTTCGCGTGGCAAATTGTGGCGCAAAGGCGAAGAATCGGGCCATGTGCAGAAACTGCACGAGCTGCGTCTGGACTGTGACGCCGACGTGATCATTCTGATGGTCGAGCAAATCGGCGGCATCGCCTGCCATACCGGCCGCGAAAGCTGCTTCTACCGCGTCTACGACGATGCCGGCTGGAAGACCGTGGACCCGGTGCTCAAAGACCCCGAAGCCATTTATCAAGCAGGACACTGA
- a CDS encoding polyhydroxyalkanoic acid system family protein: MARITVERPHALGKDKAREKAELLAEKLGDKYGIEHTWNGDTVSLEGKGAKGTVEVEEALVRVNIELNFFLSAMSSTIQSEIERQLDKALTA; the protein is encoded by the coding sequence ATGGCGCGAATTACCGTAGAACGCCCGCATGCGCTGGGTAAGGACAAGGCCCGCGAGAAGGCCGAGCTGCTCGCTGAAAAGCTGGGCGACAAATATGGCATCGAGCACACCTGGAATGGCGACACGGTGTCGCTGGAAGGCAAGGGCGCAAAAGGCACCGTTGAAGTCGAAGAGGCGCTGGTGCGCGTCAACATTGAACTCAATTTCTTCCTCTCAGCCATGAGCAGCACGATTCAGTCGGAGATCGAGCGGCAGCTGGACAAAGCGCTGACGGCCTGA
- the phaZ gene encoding poly(3-hydroxyalkanoate) depolymerase: MPQPFVFRTIDLDGHNIRTAVRPGKSHLTPLLIFNGIGANLELVFPFVDALDPDLEVIAFDVPGVGGSSTPSRPYRFPGLAKLAARMLDYLNYGQVNAIGVSWGGALAQQFAHDYPERCKKLVLAATAAGAVMVPGKPKVLWLMASPRRYIQPSHVIRIAPEIYGGAFRRDPHLAANHAAKVRSSGKLGYYWQLFAGMGWTSIHWLHKIRQPTLVLAGDDDPLIPLINMRLLAWRIPNAQLHIIDDGHLFLITRAEAVAPIIMKFLQQERQRAVMHPQPAPVVRQP; encoded by the coding sequence ATGCCGCAACCGTTTGTATTTCGCACCATCGATCTGGATGGCCACAACATCCGCACTGCGGTGCGCCCCGGCAAGAGTCATCTCACGCCGCTACTGATTTTCAACGGCATCGGCGCCAACCTGGAGCTGGTGTTTCCCTTCGTCGACGCGCTGGACCCGGACCTTGAGGTGATCGCCTTCGACGTGCCCGGCGTAGGCGGCTCATCGACGCCCAGCCGCCCCTACCGTTTTCCCGGCCTGGCCAAACTCGCGGCGCGGATGCTCGATTATCTGAACTATGGCCAGGTCAACGCGATTGGCGTGTCATGGGGCGGCGCGCTGGCTCAGCAGTTCGCTCACGACTATCCCGAGCGCTGCAAGAAGCTGGTGCTCGCCGCAACCGCGGCAGGTGCCGTGATGGTGCCAGGCAAGCCGAAAGTGCTGTGGCTGATGGCGAGCCCGCGCCGCTACATCCAGCCGTCCCACGTGATTCGCATCGCCCCGGAAATCTACGGAGGAGCGTTCCGTCGCGACCCGCATCTGGCCGCCAATCATGCGGCCAAGGTCCGCTCGTCCGGGAAGTTGGGTTACTACTGGCAGCTCTTCGCCGGCATGGGTTGGACCAGCATCCACTGGCTGCACAAAATTCGACAGCCGACGCTGGTGCTAGCCGGTGATGACGATCCGCTGATTCCGCTGATCAATATGCGACTACTGGCTTGGCGGATACCCAATGCCCAGCTACACATAATCGACGACGGTCATTTGTTTTTGATTACCCGGGCCGAGGCGGTCGCGCCGATCATCATGAAGTTTCTTCAGCAGGAACGGCAACGCGCCGTCATGCATCCTCAACCCGCACCCGTCGTGCGACAGCCCTGA
- the tatB gene encoding Sec-independent protein translocase protein TatB: MFGISFSELLLVGLVALLVLGPERLPGAARTAGLWVGRLKRSFNAIKQEVEREIGADEIRRQLHNEHILSLEEEARKIMQPQQPPAPPVVQPSAQTDTPPASQPVMGAAPSPGPAADIGPAAPAESASVSSAPAQVHPEPAQPASTPGPAPVTTPATAVQSAPSANDSSQPPRAP; encoded by the coding sequence ATGTTTGGTATCAGCTTCTCTGAACTGCTGCTGGTCGGTCTCGTTGCCCTGCTGGTGCTGGGTCCCGAGCGCCTGCCGGGCGCAGCGCGTACCGCCGGGCTTTGGGTCGGGCGTCTGAAACGCAGCTTCAATGCGATCAAACAGGAAGTTGAGCGCGAAATCGGCGCCGATGAAATTCGCCGTCAGTTGCACAACGAGCACATTCTTTCGCTCGAAGAAGAAGCGCGCAAAATCATGCAGCCGCAGCAGCCACCGGCTCCGCCGGTCGTGCAGCCAAGTGCGCAGACCGATACGCCACCCGCCAGCCAGCCGGTCATGGGCGCAGCGCCTTCGCCAGGCCCTGCTGCCGATATAGGCCCGGCTGCACCGGCTGAAAGCGCGTCGGTCAGCTCAGCGCCCGCTCAGGTTCATCCCGAGCCGGCACAGCCAGCCTCGACACCTGGGCCAGCACCGGTCACTACACCGGCCACTGCGGTGCAGAGCGCACCTTCCGCCAACGATTCGTCACAGCCACCACGAGCCCCATGA
- a CDS encoding ubiquinone biosynthesis accessory factor UbiJ, whose translation MLISGLLAGVEHGINRVLQMDSTALPRLDRLSGKVIAVECSSPAFHLYILPSDEGLMLAANWEGGADVTLRAPAASLMRLALSKDKTAVLHSPEVELDGESAVLLELTGVLQDLDLDWEYELQRWLGPVATTLIGGHLRNSARWTSDSFASLSLNLAEYLAEESRTLVGKREAEARFAELDQTKQDLERLEARFERLAQSLTSSDNA comes from the coding sequence ATGTTGATCAGCGGCTTGCTCGCCGGCGTCGAGCACGGCATCAATCGCGTGCTGCAGATGGACAGCACCGCCCTGCCACGCCTTGACCGGCTCAGTGGCAAGGTGATCGCGGTCGAGTGCAGCAGCCCTGCGTTTCATCTGTACATCCTCCCCAGTGACGAAGGCCTGATGCTGGCCGCGAACTGGGAAGGTGGTGCGGATGTAACCCTGCGCGCACCTGCGGCGAGCCTGATGCGTCTGGCGTTGAGCAAGGACAAGACGGCGGTGCTGCACAGCCCGGAAGTCGAGCTCGATGGCGAGAGCGCCGTACTGCTGGAACTGACCGGCGTGCTGCAAGACCTCGATCTGGACTGGGAATATGAGCTGCAACGCTGGCTGGGGCCCGTGGCCACGACGCTGATCGGTGGCCACTTGCGCAACAGCGCACGCTGGACCAGCGACAGCTTCGCCAGCCTGAGCCTGAACCTGGCCGAGTATCTGGCCGAAGAATCACGCACCCTGGTCGGCAAACGCGAGGCAGAAGCCCGCTTCGCCGAACTGGATCAGACCAAACAAGACCTGGAACGCCTCGAAGCCCGCTTCGAGCGTCTGGCCCAATCCCTCACATCCAGCGATAACGCATGA